From Panicum hallii strain FIL2 chromosome 2, PHallii_v3.1, whole genome shotgun sequence, a single genomic window includes:
- the LOC112882830 gene encoding uncharacterized protein LOC112882830 isoform X1 — protein sequence MSTYPMLNDRPIDQWMVTELKDELLRRNLPVTGLKNDLVKRLFEAIQDNILDGGEKTSGGTPEDLKGGETPGSVDTSVNQASIGEHIDEVASEVMEQGADLVISVTEAYDESILATSEVTQEAVAGTAEASQRSLDAVAEFESSLVDTAATDETNGDVLESASSGNTRVDEANPCSEDHGDTIEKTPEDDTNKKMAVDDVPSDVTGGDIKLGLNMHNKILETEDVPAPPDDIVLHGDHEDADAAAAAEPEDDTSKKMAIDDVVSDVSHTTIKLGVKVDGKTEQEEVLALPDAIKLHADPKDADVLAAAENMIPKDYFSVNTLMYGNGHGDPKCSNGDAKPFLCREKDKVSEVKTDLDFQINCMSIFNDNISTNEKNDVKGNLNADDCDLELEAKQEIFKPSSTIPSPGDHLQVLDVDKELHKTGTSLQELGSTSNIDLDREEESPDRSSREKLNLDRSSGDESMDEDVMESRHADSNIKPDDLGGKTVVTSEHVLKEVSLLESAAESSSAHTKEVVAEEKPPSPAEKRKPEDREVIADNEPIKRKRQWKVDAVDISDQQAPKLIGTGTPKEVFHSTLKRSFGRPCTAVSRDYPKERIVPPAQKPATTSLRIDRFVRPFTLKAVQELLGKTGSVCSFWMDHIKTHCYVTYSSVEEAMATRNAVYNLQWPPNNHSYLVAEFVDPQEVKLKLEAPPPSKVPISPSTATASQAAPFQRPNANQTLPPHPATGLLPTPAPLAATALLPTPAPLAKLPPTSGPGPARDMLPPPPRKLEHARTLDDLFKKTQAYPRIYYMPLSEEEVSAKLAARSNAKSG from the exons ATGTCGACATATCCTATGTTGAACGACCGCCCAATTGATCAGTGGATGGTTACTGAGTTGAAGGATGAGCTTCTGCGAAGGAATCTGCCTGTCACCGGTTTGAAGAATGATCTTGTGAAGAGGCTCTTTGAGGCCATCCAGGATAATATACTTGATGGTGGGGAAAAAACAAGTGGTGGAACTCCTGAGGACCTGAAAGGTGGTGAAACTCCTGGTTCTGTTGATACATCTGTTAACCAGGCTTCAATTGGAGAACATATTGATGAAGTTGCTTCTGAGGTTATGGAACAGGGGGCAGATCTTGTTATCTCTGTTACAGAAGCTTATGATGAAAGTATATTAGCTACTTCAGAAGTTACTCAGGAGGCTGTGGCTGGTACTGCAGAAGCTAGTCAGAGAAGTTTGGATGCTGTTGCAGAATTTGAATCTTCTCTAGTTGATACAGCAGCAACTGATGAAACCAATGGGGATGTCCTAGAATCAGCTTCAAGTGGCAATACTAGAGTGGATGAAGCAAATCCATGTTCTGAAGATCACGGTGATACTATTGAGAAAACCCCAGAAGATGACACCAACAAGAAAATGGCTGTTGATGATGTACCTTCTGATGTTACTGGTGGTGACATCAAGTTAGGCCTCAATATGCACAACAAAATTCTAGAAACTGAAGATGTACCTGCACCTCCTGATGATATCGTATTGCATGGTGATCATGAGGATGCTGATGCTGCTGCAGCTGCAGAGCCAGAAGATGACACAAGCAAGAAAATGGCCATTGATGATGTAGTGTCTGATGTTTCCCATACTACTATCAAGCTAGGTGTCAAGGTAGACGGCAAAACTGAACAGGAAGAAGTACTGGCACTGCCTGATGCTATTAAATTGCATGCTGATCCTAAGGATGCTGATGTTCTTGCGGCTGCAGAGAACATGATTCCTAAAGACTATTTCAGTGTGAATACTTTGATGTACGGCAATGGCCATGGAGATCCTAAATGCTCTAATGGGGACGCCAAGCCCTTCCTGTGCAGGGAAAAAGACAAGGTATCTGAGGTCAAAACAGATCTAGACTTTCAAATTAATTGTATGTCAATTTTCAATGATAATATATCCACTAATGAAAAGAATGATGTAAAGGGTAACCTGAATGCTGATGATTGTGATTTAGAACTGGAGGCAAAGCAGGAGATATTCAAACCATCATCCACCATTCCCTCCCCAGGTGATCATTTGCAGGTGTTGGATGTTGACAAAGAGCTGCATAAGACTGGGACCTCTTTGCAAGAGTTAGGCTCCACAAGTAATATAGACTTGGACAGAGAAGAGGAGAGTCCTGACCGTAGTTCTCGTGAGAAACTGAATCTTGATAGGAGTTCAGGTGATGAATCAATGGATGAGGATGTGATGGAAAGTAGGCATGCTGACTCCAATATCAAACCTGATGATCTTGGAGGAAAGACAGTGGTTACCTCAGAGCATGTGTTGAAAGAGGTGTCTCTCCTTGAAAGTGCTGCTGAGAGTTCCTCTGCACACACAAAGGAAGTTGTAGCTGAAGAGAAGCCACCAAGTCCAGCTGAAAAGAGGAAACCTGAAG ATCGAGAGGTCATTGCAGATAATGAGCCAATCAAACGGAAGCGCCAATGGAAGGTGGATGCTGTCGATATTTCTGACCAACAAGCACCCAAATTAATTGGCACTGGTACTCCGAAGGAAGTCTTTCATTCTACTCTGAAACGTTCATTTGGCAGGCCTTGTACAGCAGTAAGCAGAGATTATCCAAAGGAGCGGATAG TACCACCTGCTCAAAAACCTGCAACAACTTCCCTAAGAATTGATAGATTTGTGCGCCCATTTACTCTGAAAGCTGTACAAGAGCTTCTTGGTAAAACTGGATCTGTTTGTAGCTTTTGGATGGATCATATCAAGACCCACTGCTATGTTACA TACTCTTCAGTGGAGGAAGCTATGGCTACGAGGAATGCTGTCTACAACCTCCAGTGGCCTCCAAACAACCACAGCTATTTGGTCGCTGAATTTGTTGATCCACAAGAGGTTAAGCTCAAACTTGAAGCCCCTCCCCCATCTAAAGTGCCTATCAGTCCGAGCACAGCTACAGCATCACAGGCAGCACCCTTCCAACGACCCAATGCTAACCAAACCCTACCTCCCCATCCTGCTACTGGTCTGTTGCCCACTCCAGCACCTCTTGCTGCTACAGCTCTGTTACCCACTCCAGCACCTCTTGCCAAGCTGCCGCCTACCTCTGGCCCTGGACCAGCAAGGGATATGCTTCCTCCACCTCCAAGGAAACTGGAACATGCCCGGACTCTGGATGATCTCTTCAAGAAGACACAGGCGTATCCAAGGATTTACTATATGCCCTTGTCCGAAGAGGAGGTATCAGCTAAACTTGCAGCTCGCAGCAATGCTAAGAGCGGATAG
- the LOC112882830 gene encoding uncharacterized protein LOC112882830 isoform X2: MSTYPMLNDRPIDQWMVTELKDELLRRNLPVTGLKNDLVKRLFEAIQDNILDGGEKTSGGTPEDLKGGETPGSVDTSVNQASIGEHIDEVASEVMEQGADLVISVTEAYDESILATSEVTQEAVAGTAEASQRSLDAVAEFESSLVDTAATDETNGDVLESASSGNTRVDEANPCSEDHGDTIEKTPEDDTNKKMAVDDVPSDVTGGDIKLGLNMHNKILETEDVPAPPDDIVLHGDHEDADAAAAAEPEDDTSKKMAIDDVVSDVSHTTIKLGVKVDGKTEQEEVLALPDAIKLHADPKDADVLAAAENMIPKDYFSVNTLMYGNGHGDPKCSNGDAKPFLCREKDKGNLNADDCDLELEAKQEIFKPSSTIPSPGDHLQVLDVDKELHKTGTSLQELGSTSNIDLDREEESPDRSSREKLNLDRSSGDESMDEDVMESRHADSNIKPDDLGGKTVVTSEHVLKEVSLLESAAESSSAHTKEVVAEEKPPSPAEKRKPEDREVIADNEPIKRKRQWKVDAVDISDQQAPKLIGTGTPKEVFHSTLKRSFGRPCTAVSRDYPKERIVPPAQKPATTSLRIDRFVRPFTLKAVQELLGKTGSVCSFWMDHIKTHCYVTYSSVEEAMATRNAVYNLQWPPNNHSYLVAEFVDPQEVKLKLEAPPPSKVPISPSTATASQAAPFQRPNANQTLPPHPATGLLPTPAPLAATALLPTPAPLAKLPPTSGPGPARDMLPPPPRKLEHARTLDDLFKKTQAYPRIYYMPLSEEEVSAKLAARSNAKSG; this comes from the exons ATGTCGACATATCCTATGTTGAACGACCGCCCAATTGATCAGTGGATGGTTACTGAGTTGAAGGATGAGCTTCTGCGAAGGAATCTGCCTGTCACCGGTTTGAAGAATGATCTTGTGAAGAGGCTCTTTGAGGCCATCCAGGATAATATACTTGATGGTGGGGAAAAAACAAGTGGTGGAACTCCTGAGGACCTGAAAGGTGGTGAAACTCCTGGTTCTGTTGATACATCTGTTAACCAGGCTTCAATTGGAGAACATATTGATGAAGTTGCTTCTGAGGTTATGGAACAGGGGGCAGATCTTGTTATCTCTGTTACAGAAGCTTATGATGAAAGTATATTAGCTACTTCAGAAGTTACTCAGGAGGCTGTGGCTGGTACTGCAGAAGCTAGTCAGAGAAGTTTGGATGCTGTTGCAGAATTTGAATCTTCTCTAGTTGATACAGCAGCAACTGATGAAACCAATGGGGATGTCCTAGAATCAGCTTCAAGTGGCAATACTAGAGTGGATGAAGCAAATCCATGTTCTGAAGATCACGGTGATACTATTGAGAAAACCCCAGAAGATGACACCAACAAGAAAATGGCTGTTGATGATGTACCTTCTGATGTTACTGGTGGTGACATCAAGTTAGGCCTCAATATGCACAACAAAATTCTAGAAACTGAAGATGTACCTGCACCTCCTGATGATATCGTATTGCATGGTGATCATGAGGATGCTGATGCTGCTGCAGCTGCAGAGCCAGAAGATGACACAAGCAAGAAAATGGCCATTGATGATGTAGTGTCTGATGTTTCCCATACTACTATCAAGCTAGGTGTCAAGGTAGACGGCAAAACTGAACAGGAAGAAGTACTGGCACTGCCTGATGCTATTAAATTGCATGCTGATCCTAAGGATGCTGATGTTCTTGCGGCTGCAGAGAACATGATTCCTAAAGACTATTTCAGTGTGAATACTTTGATGTACGGCAATGGCCATGGAGATCCTAAATGCTCTAATGGGGACGCCAAGCCCTTCCTGTGCAGGGAAAAAGACAAG GGTAACCTGAATGCTGATGATTGTGATTTAGAACTGGAGGCAAAGCAGGAGATATTCAAACCATCATCCACCATTCCCTCCCCAGGTGATCATTTGCAGGTGTTGGATGTTGACAAAGAGCTGCATAAGACTGGGACCTCTTTGCAAGAGTTAGGCTCCACAAGTAATATAGACTTGGACAGAGAAGAGGAGAGTCCTGACCGTAGTTCTCGTGAGAAACTGAATCTTGATAGGAGTTCAGGTGATGAATCAATGGATGAGGATGTGATGGAAAGTAGGCATGCTGACTCCAATATCAAACCTGATGATCTTGGAGGAAAGACAGTGGTTACCTCAGAGCATGTGTTGAAAGAGGTGTCTCTCCTTGAAAGTGCTGCTGAGAGTTCCTCTGCACACACAAAGGAAGTTGTAGCTGAAGAGAAGCCACCAAGTCCAGCTGAAAAGAGGAAACCTGAAG ATCGAGAGGTCATTGCAGATAATGAGCCAATCAAACGGAAGCGCCAATGGAAGGTGGATGCTGTCGATATTTCTGACCAACAAGCACCCAAATTAATTGGCACTGGTACTCCGAAGGAAGTCTTTCATTCTACTCTGAAACGTTCATTTGGCAGGCCTTGTACAGCAGTAAGCAGAGATTATCCAAAGGAGCGGATAG TACCACCTGCTCAAAAACCTGCAACAACTTCCCTAAGAATTGATAGATTTGTGCGCCCATTTACTCTGAAAGCTGTACAAGAGCTTCTTGGTAAAACTGGATCTGTTTGTAGCTTTTGGATGGATCATATCAAGACCCACTGCTATGTTACA TACTCTTCAGTGGAGGAAGCTATGGCTACGAGGAATGCTGTCTACAACCTCCAGTGGCCTCCAAACAACCACAGCTATTTGGTCGCTGAATTTGTTGATCCACAAGAGGTTAAGCTCAAACTTGAAGCCCCTCCCCCATCTAAAGTGCCTATCAGTCCGAGCACAGCTACAGCATCACAGGCAGCACCCTTCCAACGACCCAATGCTAACCAAACCCTACCTCCCCATCCTGCTACTGGTCTGTTGCCCACTCCAGCACCTCTTGCTGCTACAGCTCTGTTACCCACTCCAGCACCTCTTGCCAAGCTGCCGCCTACCTCTGGCCCTGGACCAGCAAGGGATATGCTTCCTCCACCTCCAAGGAAACTGGAACATGCCCGGACTCTGGATGATCTCTTCAAGAAGACACAGGCGTATCCAAGGATTTACTATATGCCCTTGTCCGAAGAGGAGGTATCAGCTAAACTTGCAGCTCGCAGCAATGCTAAGAGCGGATAG
- the LOC112882830 gene encoding uncharacterized protein LOC112882830 isoform X3: MSTYPMLNDRPIDQWMVTELKDELLRRNLPVTGLKNDLVKRLFEAIQDNILDGGEKTSGGTPEDLKGGETPGSVDTSVNQASIGEHIDEVASEVMEQGADLVISVTEAYDESILATSEVTQEAVAGTAEASQRSLDAVAEFESSLVDTAATDETNGDVLESASSGNTRVDEANPCSEDHGDTIEKTPEDDTNKKMAVDDVPSDVTGGDIKLGLNMHNKILETEDVPAPPDDIVLHGDHEDADAAAAAEPEDDTSKKMAIDDVVSDVSHTTIKLGVKVDGKTEQEEVLALPDAIKLHADPKDADVLAAAENMIPKDYFSVNTLMYGNGHGDPKCSNGDAKPFLCREKDKVSEVKTDLDFQINCMSIFNDNISTNEKNDVKGNLNADDCDLELEAKQEIFKPSSTIPSPGDHLQVLDVDKELHKTGTSLQELGSTSNIDLDREEESPDRSSREKLNLDRSSGDESMDEDVMESRHADSNIKPDDLGGKTVVTSEHVLKEVSLLESAAESSSAHTKEVVAEEKPPSPAEKRKPEDREVIADNEPIKRKRQWKVDAVDISDQQAPKLIGTGTPKEVFHSTLKRSFGRPCTAVSRDYPKERIVPPAQKPATTSLRIDRFVRPFTLKAVQELLGKTGSVCSFWMDHIKTHCYVTVLLFSGGSYGYEECCLQPPVASKQPQLFGR, translated from the exons ATGTCGACATATCCTATGTTGAACGACCGCCCAATTGATCAGTGGATGGTTACTGAGTTGAAGGATGAGCTTCTGCGAAGGAATCTGCCTGTCACCGGTTTGAAGAATGATCTTGTGAAGAGGCTCTTTGAGGCCATCCAGGATAATATACTTGATGGTGGGGAAAAAACAAGTGGTGGAACTCCTGAGGACCTGAAAGGTGGTGAAACTCCTGGTTCTGTTGATACATCTGTTAACCAGGCTTCAATTGGAGAACATATTGATGAAGTTGCTTCTGAGGTTATGGAACAGGGGGCAGATCTTGTTATCTCTGTTACAGAAGCTTATGATGAAAGTATATTAGCTACTTCAGAAGTTACTCAGGAGGCTGTGGCTGGTACTGCAGAAGCTAGTCAGAGAAGTTTGGATGCTGTTGCAGAATTTGAATCTTCTCTAGTTGATACAGCAGCAACTGATGAAACCAATGGGGATGTCCTAGAATCAGCTTCAAGTGGCAATACTAGAGTGGATGAAGCAAATCCATGTTCTGAAGATCACGGTGATACTATTGAGAAAACCCCAGAAGATGACACCAACAAGAAAATGGCTGTTGATGATGTACCTTCTGATGTTACTGGTGGTGACATCAAGTTAGGCCTCAATATGCACAACAAAATTCTAGAAACTGAAGATGTACCTGCACCTCCTGATGATATCGTATTGCATGGTGATCATGAGGATGCTGATGCTGCTGCAGCTGCAGAGCCAGAAGATGACACAAGCAAGAAAATGGCCATTGATGATGTAGTGTCTGATGTTTCCCATACTACTATCAAGCTAGGTGTCAAGGTAGACGGCAAAACTGAACAGGAAGAAGTACTGGCACTGCCTGATGCTATTAAATTGCATGCTGATCCTAAGGATGCTGATGTTCTTGCGGCTGCAGAGAACATGATTCCTAAAGACTATTTCAGTGTGAATACTTTGATGTACGGCAATGGCCATGGAGATCCTAAATGCTCTAATGGGGACGCCAAGCCCTTCCTGTGCAGGGAAAAAGACAAGGTATCTGAGGTCAAAACAGATCTAGACTTTCAAATTAATTGTATGTCAATTTTCAATGATAATATATCCACTAATGAAAAGAATGATGTAAAGGGTAACCTGAATGCTGATGATTGTGATTTAGAACTGGAGGCAAAGCAGGAGATATTCAAACCATCATCCACCATTCCCTCCCCAGGTGATCATTTGCAGGTGTTGGATGTTGACAAAGAGCTGCATAAGACTGGGACCTCTTTGCAAGAGTTAGGCTCCACAAGTAATATAGACTTGGACAGAGAAGAGGAGAGTCCTGACCGTAGTTCTCGTGAGAAACTGAATCTTGATAGGAGTTCAGGTGATGAATCAATGGATGAGGATGTGATGGAAAGTAGGCATGCTGACTCCAATATCAAACCTGATGATCTTGGAGGAAAGACAGTGGTTACCTCAGAGCATGTGTTGAAAGAGGTGTCTCTCCTTGAAAGTGCTGCTGAGAGTTCCTCTGCACACACAAAGGAAGTTGTAGCTGAAGAGAAGCCACCAAGTCCAGCTGAAAAGAGGAAACCTGAAG ATCGAGAGGTCATTGCAGATAATGAGCCAATCAAACGGAAGCGCCAATGGAAGGTGGATGCTGTCGATATTTCTGACCAACAAGCACCCAAATTAATTGGCACTGGTACTCCGAAGGAAGTCTTTCATTCTACTCTGAAACGTTCATTTGGCAGGCCTTGTACAGCAGTAAGCAGAGATTATCCAAAGGAGCGGATAG TACCACCTGCTCAAAAACCTGCAACAACTTCCCTAAGAATTGATAGATTTGTGCGCCCATTTACTCTGAAAGCTGTACAAGAGCTTCTTGGTAAAACTGGATCTGTTTGTAGCTTTTGGATGGATCATATCAAGACCCACTGCTATGTTACAGTAT TACTCTTCAGTGGAGGAAGCTATGGCTACGAGGAATGCTGTCTACAACCTCCAGTGGCCTCCAAACAACCACAGCTATTTGGTCGCTGA
- the LOC112880294 gene encoding uncharacterized protein LOC112880294 produces MASRRGSSCCALCEGSNLPSCCAACVNARLVEYHTRLRMMKSLRDSLQARIAARHEAKSKADEQRIRRVSKNQDIMELRDRLTELKRKTAMEKTKVQHSSSDLKAQTASLNLAFVTLKKRRADAVTMHTNAMKVAQMNLMATTSECLKMQSKSVKQLCRLFPMRRIIKEGEKKEDYSGPYDSICGVRLPRGLDPHSVPAEELSAALGYMLHFSNIAVRILSAPALHVSGFKGSCSQIWQRSSYWSTRQSQSKVYPLFIPRKNVCTGGEESSLTESGSANFGVDSMDSVKKVSFDSKRSNSFNFSGASSHSMERHQYLQRGISLLKTSVTAITTYYYSSLGLDAPSNLSTFEAFAKLLHMLSSLKALRAALESNIASRSEKQAQQLNKSIWKASSAISSESSFMDSIHTAIMPSTLDNLLLNSNESFLYTGKLVKHGGVPDSILDGWDLVEREVLPPPPSQTENVAQWERAMYAGTKKK; encoded by the exons ATGGCGTCCCGGCGGGGCAGCAGCTGTTGCGCGCTCTGCGAGGGATCCAACCTCCCCTCCTGCTGCGCCGCGTGCGTCAACGCAAG GCTGGTCGAGTACCACACCAGGCTGCGCATGATGAAGAGCCTCCGCGACTCCCTCCAAGCCCGCATCGCCGCTCGCCACGAAGCCAAG AGCAAAGCGGATGAGCAGAGGATCCGGAGAGTGAGCAAAAATCAGGATATCATGGAGTTGAGGGATCGGCTCACTGAGTTGAAGAGAAAAACTGCAATGG AGAAGACCAAAGTTCAGCATTCATCGAGTGATCTCAAGGCACAAACGGCGTCGTTGAATTTGGCTTTTGTCACG CTGAAAAAAAGGCGAGCTGATGCAGTGACAATGCACACCAATGCCATGAAAGTCGCACAGATGAATCTT ATGGCAACCACCTCCGAGTGTCTGAAAATGCAATCAAAATCTGTAAAACAACTTTGCAGATTGTTTCCAATGCGACGA ATTATtaaagagggagaaaaaaaagaagactaCAGTGGTCCATATGATTCGATATGCGGGGTCCGTCTTCCTCGTGGTCTCGATCCACATTCTGTTCCAGCAGAAGAGCTATCAGCTGCTTTGGG GTACATGCTACATTTTAGCAATATTGCAGTTCGTATCCTATCCGcgcctgctcttcatgtatcagGCTTTAAG GGTTCATGCTCACAAATTTGGCAGCGGAGTTCCTACTGGAGTACACGACAGTCCCAGAG CAAAGTTTACCCACTTTTCATACCTAGGAAAAATGTATGCACAGGTGGTGAGGAAAGTTCATTGACAGAAAGTGGTTCTGCTAACTTTGGTGTTGACTCTATGGATTCTGTAAAGAAAGTCTCTTTTGATTCGAAGAGAAGCAATAGCTTCAACTTTTCTGGTGCATCCTCCCACTCTATGGAAAGGCATCAATATTTGCAGAGAGGAATATCACTATTAAAGACAAGTGTTACCGCCATTACTACCTACTATTATAGCTCACTGGGCTTGGATGCGCCATCCAATCTTTCTACTTTTGAGGCGTTTGCAAAGTTGCTCCATATGTTATCGTCATTAAAGGCCCTTCGAGCTGCTCTTGAATCGAACATTGCTTCAAG GTCAGAGAAGCAAGCACAGCAGCTAAACAAATCGATTTGGAAGGCAAGCTCGGCCATATCATCAGAGAGCAGTTTTATGGACAGCATTCACACAGCCATCATG CCAAGCACTCTGGACAACCTCCTCCTGAACTCAAATGAGAGCTTCTTGTACACCGGTAAGCTGGTGAAGCACGGTGGCGTGCCAGACAGTATCTTGGATGGCTGGGATCTGGTAGAGCGTGAGGTCCTACCGCCGCCACCCTCGCAAACTGAAAATGTCGCGCAGTGGGAAAGAGCCATGTATGCTGGCACCAAAAAGAAATGA
- the LOC112880295 gene encoding uncharacterized protein LOC112880295 — protein sequence MSSLRAISSLLYIYSSAAAAGRGARQLGFAPALGRSFRVPSNSGPPAFVLDEVARAAGGARRRASTRAASWDSEKSPYETLELGRDADEETIKTAYRRLAKFYHPDVYDGKGTLEEGETAEARFIKIQAAYELLIDNERRKAYDREHHVNPMKASQAWMEWVMKKRKAFDQRGDMAVAAWAEQQQREMTLRARRLSRSKVDPEEERKLFAKEKKASMEFYSTTLKRHTLVFWKRDIMRKKAEEDRNKEISRLLAAEGLELDTDEDEDKTFLG from the exons atgaGCAGCCTCCGAGCCATCTCCTCCCTCCTCTACATctattcctccgccgccgctgctgggCGAGGCGCCAGGCAGCTGGGGTTCGCGCCGGCGCTTGGCAGGAGCTTCCGGGTCCCGTCGAATTCGGGGCCGCCGGCGTTCGTGCTCGATGAGGTCGCgagggcggccggcggggcgcggaggagggcatCCACGCGCGCGGCGAGCTGGGATTCGGAGAAGTCGCCGTACGAGACGCTTG AGTTGGGCAGGGATGCAGACGAGGAGACCATAAAGACAGCATACAGAAGATTGGCTAAGTTCTATCACCCTGATG TTTATGATGGCAAGGGAACCCTTGAGGAAGGGGAAACTGCTGAAGCTCGTTTCATCAAAATCCAAGCAGCATATGAGCTGTTGATTGATAATGAAAGGAGAAAGGCATATGACAGAGAGCATCATGTGAATCCAATGAAG GCTTCTCAGGCATGGATGGAGTGGGTAATGAAGAAGCGAAAAGCTTTCGACCAACGTGGTGACATGGCTGTGGCTGCCTGGGCTGAGCAGCAGCAACGCGAAATGACGCTACGAGCACGGCGTCTCTCACGCTCAAAG GTTGATCCTGAAGAGGAAAGGAAGCTATTTGCAAAGGAAAAGAAGGCATCTATGGAATTCTACAGCACAACTCTGAAGAGACATACCCTTGTCTTTTGGAAGAGGGATATTATGCGCAAGAAGGCGGAGGAAGACAGGAACAAGGAGATCAGTAGACTTCTAGCGGCGGAAGGGCTTGAGCTGGATACAGATGAAGATGAAGACAAAACCTTTTTGGGGTAA
- the LOC112883194 gene encoding uncharacterized protein LOC112883194 isoform X1, giving the protein MAECHHVVVRIVDLHDNGDAESHRDGGTGSQESTTNDDHVMDIGAPDQDDADCENCCVVCTEPLEWVAVGRCGHRVVCRKCMVRIRFFYRNKHCCICKTHCSKVIVTKRDTVSANIMSKLPLFALREGRVGEIWYHRHTAAYYEDEQEYNAARAECKGIISPFYQPWYYVMILLIYFIVMGVAIGTGYALEAKHRPGQVRAYAVSVSVAVAIAIIFWSAVKCCTQVPLEIEAARRADMGL; this is encoded by the exons ATGGCGGAGTGCCATCATGTCGTTGTCAGAATAGTAGATCTTCACGACAACGGCGACGCTGAGAGCCACAGAGACGGTGGTACTGGAAGCCAAGAAAGCACCACCAACGACGACCATGTCATGGATATCGGGGCGCCTGATCAAGATGATGCCGACTGCGAGAACTGCTGTGTGGTATGCACGGAGCCTTTGGAGTGGGTAGCCGTCGGGCGGTGCGGCCACCGCGTCGTCTGCCGGAAGTGCATGGTGCGCATCCGCTTCTTCTATCGGAACAAGCATTGCTGCATCTGCAAAACCCATTGCTCTAAAGTCATCGTCACAAAGAGAGATACCGTCAGCGCCAATATCATGTCAAAGTTGCCTCTGTTTGCGCTACGAGAGGGCCGCGTCGGTGAAATCTGGTACCACAGGCACACGGCGGCCTACTACGAGGACGAACAAGAGTACAATGCAGCGCGAGCGGAGTGTAAAGGAATAATATCCCCGTTCTATCAACCCTGG TATTACGTCATGATATTGCTCATCTATTTTATAGTAATGGGAGTAGCTATTGGCACGGGTTATGCCCTGGAAGCCAAGCACAGGCCAGGGCAAGTGAGAGCCTACGCCGTGAGCGTCTCCGTTGCAGTGGCGATTGCTATCATTTTTTGGTCTGCGGTCAAGTGCTGCACGCAAGTTCCTCTCGAGATAGAAGCAGCTCGTCGTGCTGATATGGGGCTGTAA
- the LOC112883194 gene encoding E3 ubiquitin-protein ligase hel2-like isoform X2, whose amino-acid sequence MAECHHVVVRIVDLHDNGDAESHRDGGTGSQESTTNDDHVMDIGAPDQDDADCENCCVVCTEPLEWVAVGRCGHRVVCRKCMVRIRFFYRNKHCCICKTHCSKVIVTKRDTVSANIMSKLPLFALREGRVGEIWYHRHTAAYYEDEQEYNAARAECKGIISPFYQPW is encoded by the exons ATGGCGGAGTGCCATCATGTCGTTGTCAGAATAGTAGATCTTCACGACAACGGCGACGCTGAGAGCCACAGAGACGGTGGTACTGGAAGCCAAGAAAGCACCACCAACGACGACCATGTCATGGATATCGGGGCGCCTGATCAAGATGATGCCGACTGCGAGAACTGCTGTGTGGTATGCACGGAGCCTTTGGAGTGGGTAGCCGTCGGGCGGTGCGGCCACCGCGTCGTCTGCCGGAAGTGCATGGTGCGCATCCGCTTCTTCTATCGGAACAAGCATTGCTGCATCTGCAAAACCCATTGCTCTAAAGTCATCGTCACAAAGAGAGATACCGTCAGCGCCAATATCATGTCAAAGTTGCCTCTGTTTGCGCTACGAGAGGGCCGCGTCGGTGAAATCTGGTACCACAGGCACACGGCGGCCTACTACGAGGACGAACAAGAGTACAATGCAGCGCGAGCGGAGTGTAAAGGAATAATATCCCCGTTCTATCAACCCTGG TAA